A genomic window from Anthonomus grandis grandis chromosome 2, icAntGran1.3, whole genome shotgun sequence includes:
- the LOC126750144 gene encoding putative nuclease HARBI1 codes for MRMPQNEHEKLRISTDYYNISRFPKVIGCVDGTYIRIQSPGGDDAEVFRNRKGYFSINTQYWLIILGDSGYANRNYLLVPLLNPSNHAEELYNEAHIRTRNTIERLFGVWKRRFPILAYGLRYKPELASDIIVATGILHNVAKENNEDEPPLAENINAEELNYLIELGNIPDVIERRNPENRNAFDQRRHLIEHYFIHL; via the exons ATGAGAATGCCACAAAATGAGCATGAAAAGTTAAGAATTTCAACAGACTATTACAATATTTCCAGGTTTCCTAAGGTGATTGGTTGTGTCGATGGTACTTACATTAGAATTCAGTCGCCTG GAGGAGATGATGCCGAGGTATTTAGGAATAGAAAGGgatatttttctattaacaCCCAG TATTGGTTGATAATTTTAGGTGATAGTGGATATGCTAACCGCAATTACCTGTTAGTACCCTTGTTAAATCCCTCAAACCATGCAGAGGAGTTATACAATGAGGCTCATATTAGGACACGCAATACTATAGAAAGATTGTTTGGTGTTTGGAAAAGGAGGTTTCCTATTTTGGCTTATGGATTGCGATACAAGCCAGAATTAGCCAGTGACATAATAGTGGCCACTGGAATATTGCATAATGTTGCAAAAGAAAACAATGAAGATGAACCACCTTTAGCAGAAAATATAAATGCAGAAGagcttaattatttaattgagcTTGGAAATATTCCAGATGTCATTGAAAGAAGAAACCCAGAAAACCGTAATGCTTTTGACCAACGCAGACATTTAattgaacattattttatacatctttag